The window GAAAAGATCCAGCAGACCGCCGAAATAGCCCTGAACCGCACCGGCGGCGATGCCGATGGCCGAGGCGAAAAAGGTAACGGTGATGGCGAACAGGATCGAAATTCGGAAGCCGTAGATAACGCGGGCGAGAAGGTCGCGCGCCTGATCGTCCGTGCCGAGGAGGTGCCGCGCGGAGGGCGGCGCCGGAGCAGGACCGCCAAGGTTCTCGTCAATGGTGCGAAAGTTGTAACGGATGGGCGGCCAGAGCAGCCAGCCGGCGTCAACCGGTTCGCCGGCATAGGTGCCGGTGGCGGCTTCTTCCATCACCGCTTCAGGATCGTCGAGGCAGTCCTCTATACCGCCGGTTTTGATGAGGCAGACGACAACCTCGTCCGCATATTCGGCTTCTGTCCGGAACTCGCCGCCATAGGACTCTTCCGAATAGAAACTGACAATCGGAAAGCGCCAGTCACCGCGGTAACTGGCGATGATCGGCTTGTCGTTGGCGAGCACCTCGGCAATGAGTGAGAGGCCAAAAAGAAGAAGGAAAATCCAGAGCGACCAGAAGGCCCGGCGATTTGCGCAGAAATTCTGCCAGCGGCGCTGGCCAATCGTCCGCAGTGGATCCTGCGGCAGGGGTTCTGCCTGAAGTTCTTGCCCGGCAGCGCTCATGTGTTGCGACTTTCGAAGTCGATGCGGGGATCGACCCAGACATACATGAGGTCGGATATGATCCCGAGGATCAGGCCTAGAAGACCAAAGATATAGAGGGTGCCGAAGTAGACCGGATAGTCACGGTTGAGCGCGGCTTCGAAGGCGAGGCGGCCAAGGCCGTCGAGGCTGAAGATCACCTCGATGATCAGGGACGCGCCAAAGAGTACGGAGACGAGAATGCCGGGAATGCCGGCCACGATGATGAGCATGGCGTTGCGGAACACGTGACCGTAGAGCACGCGGCTTTCCTTGAGACCCTTCGCGCGCGCCGTCATCACGTATTGCTTGCGGATTTCGTCCAGAAAGGAGTTCTTCGTCAGCAGTGTCAACGTTGCGAAGCTACCGATCGTCAGGGCCAGGGTGGGCAGGGCGATGTGCCAGAAGTAGTCCGCGACCTGACCGATGAGCGTATAGCTGGATGCGTCAGAGGAGGTGAGCCCGCGCAGCGGGAAAATCTGCCAGTATGAACCGCCGGCGAACAGAACGATCAACAGGATGGCAAAGAGAAAACTCGGAATAGCATAGGCGACAATGATGATGCCGGACGTCCAGGTGTCGAAACCGGTGCCGTCCTTTACCGCCTTGCGGATGCCGAGCGGGATGGAGACGGCATACGCGATGAGCGTGGACCACAGGCCAAGCGAGATCGAAACCGGCATCTTTTCGAGGATCAGGTCGATCACCGAGATGGAGCGGAAATAGCTCTGACCGAAGTCGAAACGCAGATAGTTCCAGACCATCTCCCCAAAACGCTGGTAGGCGGGCTTGTCGAAGCCGAACTGTTTTTCCAGATCGGCGATGAAGTCCGGCGGCAGGCCCTGTGCGCCCTTGTAGCCACCATCGCCGCCGGAGGCGATGCCGGCGTCGCCGCCCCCGGAAATGCGATCGGTGGCCGAGGCCGTTTCATCCTCGATCTGGGAAAGGATCTGCTCGATCGGGCCACCGGGAACGAACTGGATCAGCGCGAAGTTGATTACCAATATGCCCAGCAGCGTCGGAATGACGAGCAGCAGTCTTTTGAGGATATACGCGCCCATGGTGGCCTAGAATGCGCCTTCGGACTGAAGTTCCCTGGCCCGTTCAGCGTCATACCACCAGAAGTCGGTCTCTCCCATGGCATAGGGCGGAAGGGTATCAGGCCTACGATAGACATCGAAGAAGGCGATGTTGTGGGTCTTGTTGTGCCATTGCGGCACCCAGATGTGCAGGGCGCGCATGACCCGGTCGAGCGCGTGAACGGCGACGGTAAGGTCATCCCTGGACTTGGCCCGCTCCACCTCTCCGATCAGGGCATCCACAGCCGGGTTTGCCAGCCCCATGAGGTTGGCGGAGCCTTGTTCCTTGCCGGCGGCGGAGGAGAAGAGTTGTCGCAGTTCCATACCGGGCGTGATCGACAAGGCATAACGTCGGGTGGTGATGTCGAAATCGTATGTCTTCTCCCTTTCCGTCGCCTGCGCGTTGTCCACTTTCAGGTGAACGGCGTCGATGCCGATCTTGCGCAGGTTCTCGATATAGGGGTTGACGATACGGTCGAAGCTGGGGCTGTCGTTCATGATCTCGATGCGCAGTATTTCACCCGCTTCATTGCGGCGCATGCCGTCATCACCCACCGTCCAGCCGGCTTCGTCCAACAGTTGTCCGGCCGTACGGCGGGCCGAACGATCAAGCTGCTGGGCGCGGGAAACGTTTGGCGAATAGGCGGGCTCGGTAAAAACCTCTTCGGGCAAGTGCTCGCGCAGTGGTTCAAGAAGTTTCAGTTCATCTTCGGAGGGCATCCCCTCCGCCTGAAGATAGGAGTTCTCCCAGAAGCTGTCGGTGCGGCTGTAAATACCATAGAAAAGCGTCTCGTTCGACCATTCGAAATTGAACATCTGGCCGATAGCGATGCGGACACGCGGATCGCTGAACTTTTCGCGGCGCAGGTTGAAGAAGAAGCCCTGCGCCCCGTTCACCCGCCCGTCGGGCACGCTCTCCTTGATCATCCAGCCCTTTTCCAGTGCCGGAAGGTTTTCGTAGCCCGTGCCCCAAATCAGCGATGAGTACTCTGTCCGGAACAGGTAAGTGCCGCCTTTGAACCCCTCGAATGCCGCAGTGTAATCGGCAAAATATTCGAACAGCAATTCGTCAAAGTTCTGGCGGCCACGATTGATGGGCAGGTCCTTGCCCCAGTAGTCCGGATCGCGCACGTAGGTCACCGACCGGCCCAGGTCGAGGTCTTTCAAAAGATATGGGCCTGAACCGACCGGCGGCTCCAACGTCGTTTCCGCAAAGTCCCTGTCTTCCCAATAGGTGGCCGAAAATACCGGCAATCCGGCGGCCGTCATCGGCAATTCACGCGTGTTGGCGCCTTCCTTGAAGGTATACTTGACGCGACGGTCATCAAGCTTTTCCACCGTTTCGAAGTCGCTCAGGACGACCTTGTAGCTTGGGTGGCCTTTTTCCAGCAGCACCTCGTAGGAAAAGACAACGTCTTCGGGACGGACCGGGGAGCCGTCGGAGAAACGGGCTTCCTCTCGCAAGGTGAAGATCGCCCACTGGCGATTCTCCGGATATTCGATGGTTTCCGCGAGGAGGCCATACATCGCGTCGGGTTCGTCCGCGTTACCCTCCATCAGGCTTTCGAAGAAGATGGAGGCGCCAACCGGCGTGGTGCCCTTCAGGATGAAGGCATTGAGGTTGTCAAAGGTGCCGAACCCCCAGGTAGAAAAAATACCGCCCTTCGGGGCATCGGGATTCACATAGTCGAAATGCTCGAAGTCCGGGCCATATTTAAGATCACCGAAAACGGAAATACCGTGGCTGACAATGGTTTCGCCGTTGTCGTGACTCTCAGCGGAAGCTTGTGACTGTGGCCCCGCGAGGGCGAGGCATAGAACGCCTGCGCTGAAAATTTTTCCGGCGATAGATCGGGACGCAGCGGTACTGAGCAAATCGGATCTCCCGTTGGTTTTTCCCTCGCATTTCACTGTAATGCGGAAATCCGGGAGGTAAAGTTACATTGCATTCATCTTCCCGCGAGGGCGGTCTGGACGCCGCAGGCTGCCTATTTTGCCTGCGGCGAAGAGTGTCTCCATGGGCCGGAACTTTAACCGATCAGTCGTCGAGGCTGTCGAGATAGGCGATGAGTGCGGCCCTGTCTTCGGCATCACGCATGCCGCGATAGGCCATCTTTGTGCCGGATGCGAAGCCTTTGGGGTCCGCGAGGAAATGGCCGAGCTGATCTGGCGTCCAGTCGCCCTCGATACCGCCGAGCGAGTCTGAATAGGTGTAACCGGCAGCGGAGGCGATATCGCGACCGACAACACCATATAGGTAAGGTCCGACGCCGTTTGCTCCGTCCTCCAGCTTGTGACAGGCGGCGCAGGCGCGGAACAGACCTTCGCCGGAAGCAGGATCGGCCTCGGCCACCAGTGCGGCCATGTCCACGGTTTCCTCTTCCGCGACCTCGGCTTCACTGTCGCCTTCGGGCACTTCGATCACATAGGCGTTGTGATGCTCTTCTCCATGACCACCCTCACCACCGTGAATGAGCGCCTCTGCCCCCATCTTTAGGAGGAGGAGAACAAGCAGAGAGCCGCACACGCCGCCGACGATTTTCGTGATTTCCATCGTATTCATGTTCAGAACACCCGATCCGTTATTAGGCCTTGGCAGTGGCAAGCCTGCCCGCTATGCGCCGATTTGGCAAACTTCTATCCGCTTCCCCTAGCCGCGTGCAAGGTGTAGAAGCCGCGACCAATCGACCAACGCAGAATTTCAGGAACGGATTAGGTGGCAAACAGTAAAGGAAGAATTTCCTACCAGGGCGAACCGGGTGCATACGGGCACCAGGCCTGCCGTGAGGCGCGGCCAGAGTACGAGCCGGTACCGGCTGCGACTTTCGAGGGCGCGATCGACCTCGTGCACCAGGGGGAATGCGATCTTGCGATGATTGCCGTGGAGAACTCCACCTACGGCCGTGTCGCCGACGTGCACCAGTTGCTGCCGGAAAGCGGGCTCCATATCATCGGGGAGCATTTTGTTCGCGTGCACATTAATCTTTTGGGTGTTCCGGGTGCGCGGGTGGAAGACGTGACGCGGGCGATGTCACACCCGGTGCTTCTGGGCCAGTGCCGTGGCTTTCTGAAACCTCTCGGAATCGAACGAATCGCAGGCTACGACACGGCCGGGTCGGCCAAGCATGTGCGGGAAGCAAACGACAGGTCGCTTGCGGCGCTGGCCTCCCCTCTCGCGGGGGAGATCCATGGGCTGGATGTGCTGGCCGCGGAGATCGAGGACAACAAGAACAACACAACACGATTCCTGGTGATGGCACGGGAGCCGGAAGAGCAGCCGGTGGACGACGGACACCGGGTGATGACGTCATTTGTGTTCCGGGTGCGCAATATTCCTGCTGCACTTTACAAGGCTATGGGCGGGTTCGCGACCAACGGAGTGAACATGGTCAAGCTGGAGAGCTACATGGTCGGCGGTTCGTTTACGGCGACCCAGTTCTTTGCCGAGGTCGAGGGCCACGCCGAGGAACCGGCAGTCGCGCGGGCTTTGGAGGAGCTGGAATATTTCACGACCGAGTTGCGGATTCTCGGGATCTATCCGGAAAGTGTTCAGCGTTTTGCCAGCGACGACGTGGCTTGAGGTAACGGACGTGAAAACGGTCTCCTGACCACAGGCCAGATGTCAGGTAACGCTTCCTGGCGTCGTCACACAAGTTGGTCTCGCTAGACTGCTTGACGGAATGTTTTCGTTGCTTCCTCTTGTTCGAGCCGGAATTTCTCGGCGATCGCGGAGAGTTGGCTGATGTTGCTGTCCAGCGCCTGCGCTGCGGCCGCGCTTCGACTGGCCATACTGGCGTTGGACTGGATATTACCGTCCATGTCCCGGATGTTATCGCGCATTTCGGCTATGTTCTCAAATTGCTCCCGCCCGGAGTTGGCGATCTGGCTGATGGTTCCGGCGAGCGCATCGAGGGATTCGGTTATGAGGCCAAGAGCGGTACCTGTCTGTTCAACCATCTCGACACCCTGACTTACGCTGGATGTCGTGGCCTCTATCAGGACTGAAATATCGCGTGCGGCTTCCGACGAGCGCTGCGCGAGGGTGCGGACCTCCGACGCGACGACAGCGAAACCCTTGCCGGCCTCGCCTGCGCGAGCCGCCTCGACCGCAGCATTGAGGGCGAGCAGGTTTGTCTGGAAGGCAATTGATTCGATGACGCTGATGATTTCCGTGATGCGGCCGGAGCTTTCCTGAATCCTGCCGACGGCTGATACTGCACGTGATACGGCGCGCGAGCCCTCGTCCGTCCGGTCTGTCAGGTGGCGGGCTAGCGATTCCGCCTCATCCAGTCGCTTGCTGTTCGCCGAAACGGTCTCTGTCAGTTGTTCCATCGTCGCCGAGGTTTCCTGAACACGCGCCGCCTGCTTCTCGTTTCGCTGTGCCAAAGCGGCCGCTTCATTGTTGATTTCGCTAGTATTTGCGCGCGCCACGACCACCGCGGACTGAACGTCGCCGATCATCCCGCGCAGCGAAGCAACCGAACCGTTGACACCCTGCCGCAACTCCTCGAACTGGCCACGCAGTGCCTTGTCCATGCTGTGGGAAAGATCGCCAGATGCGATAGAGGACAGGTTTTGCTGAATATCGCCAAGCGTTTCGGCTATGGCGGCAAACAGAGCGTTGAGGCTTTCAGCGAGCTTGTTCATGCGTTCGTTGTCAAAGGAACGCGTGATCTTGCTGCCGAACCGGCCCTCGACACCCTGAGAGACGAGCGCGGTAAATTCCTGCTCCATCAGTTTCATGAGCTCCTCCCGCTCCGTCTCGCTCCGCGCGCTGGCTGCCTCCATTTCGGTGAGAGCCTGTTGGGCGCGTTGCTCGGCTTGTCGGGCGCGCTGATTGTCGGTTTCGGCGGCGGCGGTCAGTTCGAGACGGAAATGGGTCATCAGGATCAGCGCGGTCGATTCGATGATGAGAATGACCGCGTGGAATACAGTGCGTAGGATGCTGGCTCCACCAGGGTATATGAGGCTGGAGAGAAGGAAGTTCAGCGTCAGATGATGAACCGCGATCAGGGCGGTGGCGGCGAGCAGCGCCCGGATGTCCACCAGCGTCGAGAGAACGGCGATGATGGCGAAGAAGTACATGTGGCTGTCCACTTGCCACGGATGGCCGGCGAGGCTCGCCGTGATCAGGCTCGCTTGGGCTACGAGGTTGATCGCGATGGATATTTTTGCTGCCTGCGGGTTCAGGCGAAGCATCGCGAGTGGCACGAGACAAAGGACGGCGGAAAGGCTGGCGAAGACGATGATGTTTTGGCCGAGCAACAGGCAGATTGCGGCGATTACCGGCAAGTGCAGGCAGCCGAAGATAGCGAGGATTTTAACCTCCCGCTCCTGCGAGGTGGAGGAAGTCATACGTGCAGCGGACATCAGGCCAACCCTCCGCAAAGAGTGGAAATACGTGCAGAATCAAGGAGAAACCAGATTTCAGGAGCTCTCTTGACGTGCGTAAGCGACGCCGACGAAAAGACGGCACGCCGGAATGGCAGAGCGCCTTTTGCGGGAATTTCCGTCCCGCCTGTCCGGGCGATGGCCCTCGCTGCATCTTGCCAGGGATTGGCGATGACCACCACAGGTTCGCCGGGGCGGGGCGTGGCCGTCGCGATCGTCGCTGCCAATGGCAGCAGGGCGACGCCGATAAAGAACACGGTATTGGTCAGTTTCAGCATTCGGATCCTCTGCACTTGAAGCTGGTGCAGAGTGTCCGCAGGACGTTAACGGGCGGTTTCCATCACGCCGCAAGAGGCGACCTCTAGCTGGATTTTGCCTTGATTTTTAAATGTTTGGCGATCAGACGGCTGATCTTGGCGGAGAAATCCTTGCGACGCATGTCGACCGGCACCAGCATAGCCTTGGCGGCGAGGTTCTTCGGCTTCAGTCTGATATTGAAAGCAAGTGTGGTGCCGGAGGCTGCCGGCGACAGGCGGAAATCCAGCGTTACCGCGATGCCGTGGGCCGAGGTTTCGAGGGCAAGGTAATCCGGCGGGTTGTCGTTGGAAAGCGTCACCTGCGTGTCTAGGGGCAGGGGGCCGGCCTTGCCGCTGACATTCCAGACCTGACCGGGTGAGTAGGACGGCGGGTCACCGACCGGAGTTACCTGCAAACCCGCTGATTTTGCAAGGTTTTCCCAGTGCGGAAAGTCTGTCAGGCGGGGGTGGATCTCACTTGCGGTTTCCGCCGCCTCGATGGTTCCGGAGAGCTTGGTCAAGGTCAGTCCTCCGCCAGCCAGCGCTCGATCAGAGTGCGGGCGATGGCACCTTTGCGCGCGGGACGGAGAGCGGGATTGTTGCCGGCCAGTGAGGCGCGGATTTCATCCTTCGTGGCCCAGATCGCCTGTTCGAGTTCGGCCGGGTCGAGTGTGATCCGCTCATCCTGTGCATGACCCCAGCACCCGATCATGAGGGAGGCCGGAAACGGCCATGGCTGGCTGGCCATGTAGCCGACTTCACCAACAGAAATGCCTGATTCTTCAAAGGTTTCGCGGCGAACCGCGGCCTCTATCGTCTCGCCCGGTTCCATGAAGCCGGCCAACAGGGAGAACATGCCGTCGGGCCAGCCGGGAGAGCGGCCGAGGAGGACGCGCTGGCCGTGGGTGACCAGCATGATGACGACGGGATCGGTGCGGGGGAAGTGGCTGGCCTTGCAGGCGGGACAGGTGCGTTGCCAGCCGCCGAGGGTGACATCGCTGGCGTGGCCGCAGCGGGCACAGAAACCGTGGCCCTGGTGCCAGGCGAAGACACCGCGGGCGGTGGCGGCGTGGGCGGCATCCTCGGGACTGAGCAGACCCATGTTGGCGCGGATGTCGAGAAAGGCTTCACCGGGGCGCATGGCGGGGTGGCGGTTCTGGCTGGTGTCCATGAACTGCCCGAGCAGGGCCGTGTCGGCGTCGGGGTCTTCCCAGGTGGAAATGTCATGAGCGAAATGGGGTGCGCCGGAGGCATCAAGGCCAAGAAAAACAGGGTCTTGCGCTGCTTCGGACAGGATCGGTGCGTCGAGAGGAAGCCAGCGGAGAAATGGTTTTTCCTGCCCCTCGAACAGCGCCTTGCCGCGCCATATCACCGCCGTTCTGGCAACGGGATCGGCGCGGAGACGGGCCTGATCACTGGCGTTGCGGAGGTGGCCTGCGCGGTCCAGCGTGGCGCCGGCGAAGGTGATGGGCGGATGGCTTGGCATGGGAAATTCCTGACGATCTGGGCCGGGTTTAACCGCAATCGGACCGTTTTGGCAACGTGGGCTGCCGGTCTTGTGATCGGGCGCCGTCTGGCCTATATGGGCGTTGAGAGGTTGGTGCGGGCGAGCGCCTCGCCAACCCGGTCAGATCCGGAAGGAAGCAGCCGTAACGAGCCCCGCTTGGGTCGTTTTCCAGCCTCTCACCTTTCCACCCCTTGCAGACAAGGCCCATAGCGCAATTTCGGCGTATGGGTTTGGTATGGTTTCCATATGGTTTTGGTATGGGTGAGCTTCGACTTTTCGCCGAATTTGCCCGGCTGACACCTGCGCGATGCCAAGCGGCGGTGAGGTAACTGTTTTCGTTACCTGAAAGGTAGGCGATTTGATTACCCCGCTGTCCCGGCGACTATACTGTCGCGACCGCCACAGCCACGCTTGCGAAGCGCTTGGCAGCGCCAATGAGGTTGGATGACGTTGCGTAATAATAAATCCGATTGATTTAAAAGTGTTGATTTACAAATAACGAATCGATATACAGAGGCCGCCTTCTGATAGGGTAACATTAGCCCGGGTCGCGGTGAACGAACTGCGAATCCAAGAAGAGCCAGCATGCTGCAGGAACTGCTCCAAGAGAAGGCAGTCGGCGCCGCCAACAAGAAACGACAATGAAACTATTTGAGCGCGCCTTGCGTGTGTCCTGTGACGCGCTACATGCCGATGCGCGCAAGTTGATGCGTCCTGGAGGACTACCATGCCTGTATTGAGTTTCTACGTTCTGAGCCAGAACGGCAAAAGTGACAACGGTACCTTCGATTCCTTCGGAGGTGCGCCGATCAGCGTCGATACGATCGACGATTTCGTCAATCAGGCCGATTTCGCGGGCTCGGCGCTGGAGGGAGCGACCGTTGGCGGTTTGGCAACCGTGAACCTGAACGGGACCGACTACACGCTGGTGGAAGTGTCGCTGGGTGGCGAGACCTATTACGCGGAGACGAGCGGCTTCAACCTCGAATCCCTCGGGACGGTGCAGAATGTAATCAGCACATTGGAGGCTGCGGATTTCGATGAGGGCGAGGGCGTGCTCGTCTGCTTCGTGCGTGGCGCGATGATCGAAACGGCGGATGGCCCGCGGGCGGTGGAAACCCTGCAGGCCGGCGACATGGTGCTGACGGCGGACAATGGCTATCAGCCAGTGCGCTGGGCGGGATCCACCCGCGTTTCCGCCCGTGGCCGCTTCGCGCCCGTGCGGGTGAAGGCGGGGGCGTTGGGCGACGGTCCGTCAACGGACCTGCTGGTTTCACGGAAGCACCGGATGCTGGTGAAGGGTTGGCGGGCAGAACTGCTGTTCGGCGCGAGCGAAGTGCTGGTGACGGCGGAGAGCCTGATCAACGACGGCACGATTCGCCGCGATGCATCGTCGGCACGGGTCGAGTATTTCCATGTGCTGTTCGATCGGCACGAACTGATCTGGGCCAACGGTTGCCTGAGTGAAAGCTTCAACCCGAGCGAAGCGGCGCTGAGCGACATGGAGGCGGCGACGCGCGACGAAGTGTTGGCACTGTTTCCGGCGCTGGCCGGTGACACCGACGCGATGGCGGAGAATGTCCGAATGGTTCCCGGCCGGGCCGAAAGTGCGCTGTTGGCGCCCGCACACTGACCGCATCCGAATCCTGCCGCCGGTTTGCCTTGCCGGCGGCATCTACTCGGCTATCAGGCGCGCCTCCTTGCCGGTGACGACCATGCGGGCCGTCTTGCCGTAGGATCGCGGGCTTTCCCGCAGTTCCGGGAACAGGGCATAGATCTCGTCTCTCACATGCCGCTCACAATCCTGCAGCGCGATGCTGGAGGGATTGAAACTCTCGCTCGCCGTGTCGTTGGAGAGGATGATCTGGTGAGTATCGAACAGAATGTGGAAGTAGTCGATGGTA of the Algicella marina genome contains:
- a CDS encoding microcin C ABC transporter permease YejB yields the protein MGAYILKRLLLVIPTLLGILVINFALIQFVPGGPIEQILSQIEDETASATDRISGGGDAGIASGGDGGYKGAQGLPPDFIADLEKQFGFDKPAYQRFGEMVWNYLRFDFGQSYFRSISVIDLILEKMPVSISLGLWSTLIAYAVSIPLGIRKAVKDGTGFDTWTSGIIIVAYAIPSFLFAILLIVLFAGGSYWQIFPLRGLTSSDASSYTLIGQVADYFWHIALPTLALTIGSFATLTLLTKNSFLDEIRKQYVMTARAKGLKESRVLYGHVFRNAMLIIVAGIPGILVSVLFGASLIIEVIFSLDGLGRLAFEAALNRDYPVYFGTLYIFGLLGLILGIISDLMYVWVDPRIDFESRNT
- a CDS encoding ABC transporter permease, whose protein sequence is MSAAGQELQAEPLPQDPLRTIGQRRWQNFCANRRAFWSLWIFLLLFGLSLIAEVLANDKPIIASYRGDWRFPIVSFYSEESYGGEFRTEAEYADEVVVCLIKTGGIEDCLDDPEAVMEEAATGTYAGEPVDAGWLLWPPIRYNFRTIDENLGGPAPAPPSARHLLGTDDQARDLLARVIYGFRISILFAITVTFFASAIGIAAGAVQGYFGGLLDLFFQRIIEIWNSTPSLYVIIIIAAIIPMNFTILTTLIIAFSWTGLVGVVRAEFLRARNFEYVRAARALGVSDGRIMFRHVLPNAMVATLTFMPFIITGAIGALSGLDFLGFGLPPSYPSLGEIALQGKNNVTRPWLGFTAFFTFAIMLSLLVFIFEGVRDAFDPRKTFK
- a CDS encoding extracellular solute-binding protein — encoded protein: MLSTAASRSIAGKIFSAGVLCLALAGPQSQASAESHDNGETIVSHGISVFGDLKYGPDFEHFDYVNPDAPKGGIFSTWGFGTFDNLNAFILKGTTPVGASIFFESLMEGNADEPDAMYGLLAETIEYPENRQWAIFTLREEARFSDGSPVRPEDVVFSYEVLLEKGHPSYKVVLSDFETVEKLDDRRVKYTFKEGANTRELPMTAAGLPVFSATYWEDRDFAETTLEPPVGSGPYLLKDLDLGRSVTYVRDPDYWGKDLPINRGRQNFDELLFEYFADYTAAFEGFKGGTYLFRTEYSSLIWGTGYENLPALEKGWMIKESVPDGRVNGAQGFFFNLRREKFSDPRVRIAIGQMFNFEWSNETLFYGIYSRTDSFWENSYLQAEGMPSEDELKLLEPLREHLPEEVFTEPAYSPNVSRAQQLDRSARRTAGQLLDEAGWTVGDDGMRRNEAGEILRIEIMNDSPSFDRIVNPYIENLRKIGIDAVHLKVDNAQATEREKTYDFDITTRRYALSITPGMELRQLFSSAAGKEQGSANLMGLANPAVDALIGEVERAKSRDDLTVAVHALDRVMRALHIWVPQWHNKTHNIAFFDVYRRPDTLPPYAMGETDFWWYDAERARELQSEGAF
- a CDS encoding methyl-accepting chemotaxis protein produces the protein MSAARMTSSTSQEREVKILAIFGCLHLPVIAAICLLLGQNIIVFASLSAVLCLVPLAMLRLNPQAAKISIAINLVAQASLITASLAGHPWQVDSHMYFFAIIAVLSTLVDIRALLAATALIAVHHLTLNFLLSSLIYPGGASILRTVFHAVILIIESTALILMTHFRLELTAAAETDNQRARQAEQRAQQALTEMEAASARSETEREELMKLMEQEFTALVSQGVEGRFGSKITRSFDNERMNKLAESLNALFAAIAETLGDIQQNLSSIASGDLSHSMDKALRGQFEELRQGVNGSVASLRGMIGDVQSAVVVARANTSEINNEAAALAQRNEKQAARVQETSATMEQLTETVSANSKRLDEAESLARHLTDRTDEGSRAVSRAVSAVGRIQESSGRITEIISVIESIAFQTNLLALNAAVEAARAGEAGKGFAVVASEVRTLAQRSSEAARDISVLIEATTSSVSQGVEMVEQTGTALGLITESLDALAGTISQIANSGREQFENIAEMRDNIRDMDGNIQSNASMASRSAAAAQALDSNISQLSAIAEKFRLEQEEATKTFRQAV
- a CDS encoding prephenate dehydratase, with amino-acid sequence MANSKGRISYQGEPGAYGHQACREARPEYEPVPAATFEGAIDLVHQGECDLAMIAVENSTYGRVADVHQLLPESGLHIIGEHFVRVHINLLGVPGARVEDVTRAMSHPVLLGQCRGFLKPLGIERIAGYDTAGSAKHVREANDRSLAALASPLAGEIHGLDVLAAEIEDNKNNTTRFLVMAREPEEQPVDDGHRVMTSFVFRVRNIPAALYKAMGGFATNGVNMVKLESYMVGGSFTATQFFAEVEGHAEEPAVARALEELEYFTTELRILGIYPESVQRFASDDVA
- a CDS encoding c-type cytochrome — encoded protein: MEITKIVGGVCGSLLVLLLLKMGAEALIHGGEGGHGEEHHNAYVIEVPEGDSEAEVAEEETVDMAALVAEADPASGEGLFRACAACHKLEDGANGVGPYLYGVVGRDIASAAGYTYSDSLGGIEGDWTPDQLGHFLADPKGFASGTKMAYRGMRDAEDRAALIAYLDSLDD
- a CDS encoding Hint domain-containing protein, with amino-acid sequence MPVLSFYVLSQNGKSDNGTFDSFGGAPISVDTIDDFVNQADFAGSALEGATVGGLATVNLNGTDYTLVEVSLGGETYYAETSGFNLESLGTVQNVISTLEAADFDEGEGVLVCFVRGAMIETADGPRAVETLQAGDMVLTADNGYQPVRWAGSTRVSARGRFAPVRVKAGALGDGPSTDLLVSRKHRMLVKGWRAELLFGASEVLVTAESLINDGTIRRDASSARVEYFHVLFDRHELIWANGCLSESFNPSEAALSDMEAATRDEVLALFPALAGDTDAMAENVRMVPGRAESALLAPAH
- the nudC gene encoding NAD(+) diphosphatase; protein product: MPSHPPITFAGATLDRAGHLRNASDQARLRADPVARTAVIWRGKALFEGQEKPFLRWLPLDAPILSEAAQDPVFLGLDASGAPHFAHDISTWEDPDADTALLGQFMDTSQNRHPAMRPGEAFLDIRANMGLLSPEDAAHAATARGVFAWHQGHGFCARCGHASDVTLGGWQRTCPACKASHFPRTDPVVIMLVTHGQRVLLGRSPGWPDGMFSLLAGFMEPGETIEAAVRRETFEESGISVGEVGYMASQPWPFPASLMIGCWGHAQDERITLDPAELEQAIWATKDEIRASLAGNNPALRPARKGAIARTLIERWLAED